Proteins encoded within one genomic window of Brassica rapa cultivar Chiifu-401-42 chromosome A09, CAAS_Brap_v3.01, whole genome shotgun sequence:
- the LOC103837404 gene encoding probable carboxylesterase 120, which produces MSEPTPISDPYAYLNIVKNPDGSITRDLTKFPCTPATPDPSPQTPVVSKDISINKSKSTWMRLYAPSSTLNDAVPSQKLPLVVYYHGGGFVLCSVDLQVFHGFCSDMARDLNAIVASPSYRLAPEHRLPAAYDDGAEALEWIRNSDEEWIKSRADLSNVFLMGTSAGGNLAYNVGMRSSAAASDLSPLRIRGMILHHPFFGGEERSGSEIRLANDQVCPPIVSDVFWDLSLPVGVDRDHEYSNPTVGEGSGGLEKIGGLRWKVMVVGGEEDPMVDRQRDVAKLMKRKGVEVVEVFNDGDVHGAEIGDPSKRKPLFASIGKFISSFAAL; this is translated from the coding sequence ATGTCCGAACCAACTCCAATCTCTGATCCTTACGCTTATCTCAACATCGTAAAGAACCCAGATGGCTCCATCACCCGCGACCTCACGAAATTCCCCTGCACCCCAGCCACACCTGATCCCTCCCCACAAACCCCCGTCGTATCCAAAGACATCTCCATCAACAAGTCAAAGTCCACGTGGATGCGTCTCTACGCTCCCTCCTCCACCCTAAACGACGCCGTTCCCTCTCAAAAACTCCCTCTCGTCGTCTACTACCACGGCGGAGGATTCGTCCTCTGCAGCGTCGACCTCCAAGTCTTCCACGGCTTCTGCTCCGACATGGCGCGCGACCTCAACGCGATCGTCGCGTCGCCTTCCTACCGTCTCGCTCCCGAGCACAGGCTCCCGGCGGCGTACGACGACGGCGCGGAGGCGCTGGAGTGGATCAGAAACTCCGACGAGGAGTGGATCAAGTCTCGCGCCGATCTCTCCAACGTCTTCCTCATGGGGACTAGCGCCGGCGGGAACTTGGCGTACAACGTCGGGATGCGATCCTCCGCCGCCGCATCGGATCTGAGTCCGTTGCGGATCCGTGGGATGATTCTGCACCATCCGTTCTTCGGCGGCGAGGAGAGAAGCGGATCTGAGATCAGGCTTGCGAACGATCAGGTTTGTCCGCCGATCGTCTCCGACGTGTTCTGGGATCTGAGTCTTCCCGTCGGCGTTGATCGGGATCATGAGTATTCGAATCCGACGGTGGGAGAAGGATCGGGGGGTTTGGAGAAGATCGGAGGGTTGAGATGGAAGGTGATGGTGGTTGGAGGGGAGGAGGATCCGATGGTTGATCGGCAGAGAGACGTGGCGAAGCTGATGAAGAGGAAGGGAGTGGAGGTGGTGGAGGTGTTTAACGACGGCGATGTTCACGGTGCGGAGATCGGAGATCCGTCTAAGCGTAAACCTTTATTTGCTTCCATCGGGAAGTTCATTTCTTCTTTTGCTGCACTgtaa
- the LOC103837405 gene encoding DEAD-box ATP-dependent RNA helicase 7 yields the protein MPSLALSDKKKEEKKMKKKIDLESTTPEQQDSKKKAKKLKLSDSDGEEKKSKKKRKSIDESEEEPEKKSSKKVKLSVVEDVKVDNPNAVSNFRISDPLKAKLKEKGIEALFPIQATTFDMVLDGADLVGRARTGQGKTLAFVLPILESLINGPAKSKRKNGYGRPPSVLVLLPTRELAKQVFADFEAYGGAVGLAACCVYGGDPYAPQEHKLKRGVDIVVGTPGRIKDHIERRNLDLTYLQFRVLDEADEMLRMGFVDDVELILGKVEDPKKVQTLLFSATLPSWVQTIAARFLKQDKKTIDLVGNDKMKASNSVRHIALPCSKQAMSRLIPDIISLYSSGGSTIIFTETKDQASELSGLLPGARALHGDIQQSQREITLAGFRKGKFSTLVATNVAARGLDINDVQLIIQCEPPRDVEDYIHRSGRTGRAGNTGVAVMLYDSRKSGVSRIEKQAGIKFEHVSAPQPNDIARAVGMEAAEKITQVCDSVVPAFMAAAKELLESSGVSAEVLLAKALAKTAGFTEIKKRSLLSSLENHVTLLFEAGKPIYTPSFVFGALKRILPEDKVNTIEGFTLTADGQGAVFDVAQSDVDQFMSAAQKTASVSLEIVKELPKLQEREPMPRGRFGRQGGQGFNNRGRGGRFGRGRGGGGSQRW from the exons ATGCCTTCCTTAGCCTTATCCGACAAgaagaaagaggagaagaagatgaagaagaagatagattTGGAATCTACAACCCCAGAGCAGCAGGACTCCAAGAAGAAAGCGAAGAAGCTGAAGCTCTCAGACTCCgatggagaagagaagaagagtaaGAAGAAGCGCAAGTCTATTGACGAGTCCGAGGAAGAGCCGGAGAAGAAGAGCAGCAAGAAGGTGAAGCTAAGTGTTGTTGAAGATGTCAAAGTCGATAACCCTAACGCCGTCTCGAACTTTCGTATCTCTGATCCCTTGAAGGCCAAGCTTAAGGAGAAGGGCATCGAAGCTCTCTTCCCGATTCAAGCTACCACTTTTGATATGGTTCTTGATGGTGCTGATTTGGTCGGAAGGGCTCGTACTGGTCAG GGTAAGACGTTGGCTTTCGTGTTGCCTATATTGGAGTCATTGATCAATGGGCCTGCGAAGAGCAAGAGGAAGAATGGTTATGGAAGGCCTCCTAGTGTTTTGGTTCTTTTACCGACCAGAGAATTGGCCAAGCAg GtgtttgctgactttgaggcatACGGAGGAGCAGTTGGGTTAGCTGCTTGCTGTGTCTATGGAGGCGATCCATACGCACCTCAAGAGCATAAACTAAAGAGAGGTGTGGACATTGTAGTTGGGACCCCTGGTCGTATCAAG GATCATATTGAAAGGAGAAACCTCGACTTGACTTATCTACAATTCCGTGTTCTTGATGAAGCTGATGAGATGTTGAGAATGGGATTCGTTGATGATGTTGAACTTATATTAG GGAAGGTTGAGGATCCTAAGAAAGTTCAGACGCTTCTCTTCAGTGCTACATTGCCTTCGTGGGTTCAAACC ATTGCTGCTAGGTTTCTTAAACAAGACAAGAAGACTATTGATCTTGTTGGTAATGATAAAATGAAGGCTAGTAACAGCGTTAGACACATTGCTCTTCCCTGCAGTAAGCAAGCCATGTCTCGTTTGATTCCTGACATCATCAGCTTATACAGCAG TGGAGGTAGTACAATCATTTTCACTGAGACTAAAGACCAAGCTTCTGAGCTCTCTGGTCTCTTGCCTGGGGCAAGAGCTTTGCACGGTGACATCCAACAATCACAGCGTGAG ATTACTCTTGCTGGATTTAGAAAGGGCAAGTTCTCGACGTTGGTTGCTACAAACGTTGCTGCTCGTGGTCTAGACATCAATGACGTGCAGCTAATCATCCAG TGTGAGCCTCCACGTGATGTTGAAGATTACATCCATCGTTCAGGCCGAACAGGAAGAGCTGGCAACACTGGAGTAGCGGTTATGCTATACGATTCTAGAAAGTCTGGAGTATCTAGGATTGAGAAACAAGCCGGTATCAAATTCGAGCACGTTTCTGCGCCTCAGCCTAATGATATCGCCAGAGCTGTTGGTATGGAAGCTGCGGAGAAGATCACGCAAGTCTGTGACAGTGTGGTTCCTGCGTTTATGGCTGCTGCCAAGGAACTGTTGGAGAGTTCTGGTGTATCAGCAGAAGTACTCCTTGCAAAAGCTCTTGCGAAAACCGCC GGCTTCACTGAGATAAAGAAGAGGTCACTTCTATCATCATTGGAGAACCATGTCACACTACTTTTTGAAGCAGGGAAACCCATTTACACTCCATC ATTTGTATTTGGTGCACTAAAGAGAATCTTACCAGAAGACAAGGTTAATACGATTGAAGGGTTTACTCTAACGGCAGATGGACAAGGTGCGGTTTTCGATGTTGCACAATCGGATGTAGACCAGTTCATGTCAGCTGCGCAAAAGACTGCTAGTGTGAGCTTGGAGATTGTTAAGGAGTTGCCTAAGCTTCAAGAGAGAGAGCCAATGCCAAGAGGAAGATTTGGCCGCCAAGGTGGCCAAGGGTTTAATAATCGCGGCAGAGGAGGTAGATTTGGTCGTGGTCGTGGTGGTGGAGGAAGCCAGAGATGGTGA
- the LOC103837406 gene encoding embryo-specific protein ATS3B, with translation MVRYFSITVSLPLFTFVISPRAISRSTTMVSTRLFTLLLCFVSLSVSESKVLERHAAESFNVSLIQKLGTSCSYRVIISTSCSSSRYTRDQISIAFGDAYGNQIYAPRLDDPSIKTFEQCSSDTFEINGPCTYQLCYVYLYRSGPDGWIPESVKIHSHGSKSDVTFPYNTLVPESVWYGFNYCKSASDSSVLGAIGLERIVLVVVGFIVAGLILFS, from the exons ATGGTTCGATACTTCTCGATTACTGTTTCGCTTCCCCTCTTTACTTTCGTCATCTCTCCCCGAGCGATTTCGAGAAGCACAACAATGGTGTCAACACGTCTCTTCACTCTCCTCCTCTGCTTCGTCTCCCTCTCAGTCTCCGAATCCAAAGTCCTGGAGCGTCACGCCGCTGAATCTTTCAACGTCAGCCTCATCCAG AAACTAGGGACTAGTTGTTCTTACAGAGTGATCATCTCGACGAGCTGTTCGTCGTCGAGGTACACGCGCGATCAAATCAGCATCGCTTTCGGCGATGCATACGGAAACCAG ATATATGCACCGAGGCTTGACGATCCATCTATAAAGACGTTTGAGCAGTGTTCATCCGACACGTTTGAGATAAACGGACCATGCACATACCAACTATGCTACGTGTATCTCTACAGGTCTGGTCCAGATGGTTGGATCCCAGAGAGTGTAAAGATACATAGCCATGGCTCCAAATCGGATGTCACCTTCCCTTATAACACGCTCGTCCCTGAGAGTGTATGGTATGGTTTCAATTACTGCAAGAGCGCGTCGGATTCGAGTGTCTTAGGCGCCATTGGTCTCGAAAGAATCGTGCTCGTAGTAGTAGGGTTTATTGTCGCTGGTTTAATATTGTTCTCGTAA
- the LOC103837407 gene encoding uncharacterized protein LOC103837407 isoform X2, translating into MVPCFSLEEFDIDFEFDAPRFYDFSRPELDSETDEIEFWFESAGNYPPSPFSPKFNWKLEPLPVKQLTNTSSKTKPVDTGLNPKDKYNGFIYYNQTVKDVSKTKPKSKTKSSSSSTLTRPTVSLLARQNKPLDVYSVQLLTRCQRSLAKFGDNLSPILVSKLQNQDTKTQKLEAKMDQINSNRRSKLTVPKEPKLRTAERSERHRSKVNSEIKQNAKSRITSPKINTTNKNINHEPSSAPLPKSNTVRSQDLKAFGLRTSLRAKERSSNAKINAIQEKEATNSRTLLKGRRAKGNHSGKIHCQVYESKIFPLDSKRPSKEGLGEATSIKYGTQKSCRTYINRGLDLCSKFDSQKIAGSLIMA; encoded by the exons ATGGTTCCGTGTTTTTCGTTGGAGGAGTTCGACATTGATTTCGAATTCGATGCACCTCGTTTCTACGATTTCTCCAGACCAGAGCTTGATTCCGAGACAGATGAAATCGAGTTCTGGTTCGAATCCGCGGGAAACTACCCTCCTTCGC CTTTTAGCCCAAAGTTTAATTGGAAACTTGAGCCACTTCCAGTTAAGCAACTTACAAACACCAGCTCAAAAACTAAGCCTGTGGATACCGGTCTTAATCCAAAAGATAAATACAAtg GGTTCATATATTATAACCAAACGGTTAAAGATGTCTCCAAGACAAAACcgaaatcaaaaacaaaatcaagtAGTAGCTCAACTTTAACAAGACCTACTGTTTCTTTGCTTGCAAGGCAGAATAAACCATTAGACGTTTACTCCGTTCAACTTTTGACAAG ATGTCAGAGGTCATTAGCAAAGTTTGGTGATAACTTATCTCCAATCTTAGTCTCTAAGTTGCAAAACCAAGACACCAAAACGCAAAAACTGGAAGCTAAGATGGATCAAATTAACTCCAACAGAAGATCTAAACTCACTGTTCCTAAGGAACCGAAACTCAGAACTGCAGAAAGATCTGAAAGACACAG GTCTAAGGTTAACTCAGAAATCAAGCAGAATGCAAAATCAAGGATCACTTCACCTAAAATAAACACTACCAACAAAAAT ATTAATCATGAACCTTCTTCAGCACCTCTGCCTAAAAGTAATACTGTACGGTCTCAAGATCTTAAG GCATTTGGTTTAAGAACATCACTGAGAGCAAAGGAACGCTCTTCAAAT GCTAAGATTAATGCCATACAAGAGAAAGAAGCTACTAACTCCAGAAC GCTATTAAAAGGTAGGAGAGCCAAAGGAAACCACAGCGGGAAGATACACTGCCAAGTGTATGAATCTAAGATTTTCCCTCTAGACTCAAAG AGACCAAGCAAAGAAGGACTCGGCGAAGCAACTAGCATCAAATATGGAACTCAAAAGTCTTGCAGGACATATATTAACAG GGGCCTGGATTTATGCAGCAAATTCGATTCACAGAAAATTGCAGGGAGCTTAATCATGGCTTAA
- the LOC103837407 gene encoding uncharacterized protein LOC103837407 isoform X1, protein MHLVSTISPDQSLIPRQMKSSSGSNPRETTLLRVRHTLGQRFCLLQTFVFLFLSLLQFGNNINYDVFLIISAFSPKFNWKLEPLPVKQLTNTSSKTKPVDTGLNPKDKYNGFIYYNQTVKDVSKTKPKSKTKSSSSSTLTRPTVSLLARQNKPLDVYSVQLLTRCQRSLAKFGDNLSPILVSKLQNQDTKTQKLEAKMDQINSNRRSKLTVPKEPKLRTAERSERHRSKVNSEIKQNAKSRITSPKINTTNKNINHEPSSAPLPKSNTVRSQDLKAFGLRTSLRAKERSSNAKINAIQEKEATNSRTLLKGRRAKGNHSGKIHCQVYESKIFPLDSKRPSKEGLGEATSIKYGTQKSCRTYINRGLDLCSKFDSQKIAGSLIMA, encoded by the exons ATGCACCTCGTTTCTACGATTTCTCCAGACCAGAGCTTGATTCCGAGACAGATGAAATCGAGTTCTGGTTCGAATCCGCGGGAAACTACCCTCCTTCGCGTAAGACACACGTTAGGGCAAAGATTCTGTTTATTACAAACATTTgtctttttgtttctctctctcttacagTTCggtaataatattaattatgatgtttttttaattatctcaGCTTTTAGCCCAAAGTTTAATTGGAAACTTGAGCCACTTCCAGTTAAGCAACTTACAAACACCAGCTCAAAAACTAAGCCTGTGGATACCGGTCTTAATCCAAAAGATAAATACAAtg GGTTCATATATTATAACCAAACGGTTAAAGATGTCTCCAAGACAAAACcgaaatcaaaaacaaaatcaagtAGTAGCTCAACTTTAACAAGACCTACTGTTTCTTTGCTTGCAAGGCAGAATAAACCATTAGACGTTTACTCCGTTCAACTTTTGACAAG ATGTCAGAGGTCATTAGCAAAGTTTGGTGATAACTTATCTCCAATCTTAGTCTCTAAGTTGCAAAACCAAGACACCAAAACGCAAAAACTGGAAGCTAAGATGGATCAAATTAACTCCAACAGAAGATCTAAACTCACTGTTCCTAAGGAACCGAAACTCAGAACTGCAGAAAGATCTGAAAGACACAG GTCTAAGGTTAACTCAGAAATCAAGCAGAATGCAAAATCAAGGATCACTTCACCTAAAATAAACACTACCAACAAAAAT ATTAATCATGAACCTTCTTCAGCACCTCTGCCTAAAAGTAATACTGTACGGTCTCAAGATCTTAAG GCATTTGGTTTAAGAACATCACTGAGAGCAAAGGAACGCTCTTCAAAT GCTAAGATTAATGCCATACAAGAGAAAGAAGCTACTAACTCCAGAAC GCTATTAAAAGGTAGGAGAGCCAAAGGAAACCACAGCGGGAAGATACACTGCCAAGTGTATGAATCTAAGATTTTCCCTCTAGACTCAAAG AGACCAAGCAAAGAAGGACTCGGCGAAGCAACTAGCATCAAATATGGAACTCAAAAGTCTTGCAGGACATATATTAACAG GGGCCTGGATTTATGCAGCAAATTCGATTCACAGAAAATTGCAGGGAGCTTAATCATGGCTTAA